A stretch of the Archangium violaceum genome encodes the following:
- the rpsU gene encoding 30S ribosomal protein S21 — translation MPGIRVKDGESIESALKRFKKATEKAGILSEIRKREHYEKPSVKRKKKALAAKKRAVKKARKTY, via the coding sequence ATGCCCGGCATTCGAGTCAAGGACGGCGAGTCCATCGAGAGCGCTCTCAAGCGCTTCAAGAAGGCCACCGAGAAGGCTGGAATCCTCTCCGAGATCCGCAAGCGCGAGCACTACGAGAAGCCTTCCGTGAAGCGGAAGAAGAAGGCTCTCGCGGCCAAGAAGCGCGCGGTGAAGAAGGCGCGCAAGACGTACTAG
- a CDS encoding GatB/YqeY domain-containing protein, with protein MATVRERIDADLKDAMRSKNELNTSVLRMLKSAIKYKEVEPGATGPLDEAAILQVIGTLIKQRRDSIEQYKTGGRPELAEKEEAEISVLQNYLPKQLSPDELRAEVEAAITQAGAKSAKDMGAVMKLLTPKLQGRAEGRAISEEVKNQLSKLS; from the coding sequence ATGGCCACCGTCAGAGAGCGCATCGATGCCGACCTCAAGGACGCGATGCGGTCGAAGAACGAGCTGAACACCAGCGTCCTGCGGATGCTCAAGAGCGCCATCAAGTACAAGGAAGTGGAGCCCGGCGCCACCGGCCCTCTCGACGAGGCCGCCATCCTTCAGGTCATCGGTACCCTCATCAAGCAGCGCCGCGACTCCATCGAGCAGTACAAGACCGGCGGCCGCCCCGAGCTGGCCGAGAAGGAGGAGGCGGAGATCTCCGTCCTCCAGAACTACCTGCCCAAGCAGCTCAGCCCGGACGAGCTCCGCGCCGAGGTGGAGGCCGCCATCACCCAGGCGGGCGCCAAGAGCGCCAAGGACATGGGTGCGGTGATGAAGCTCCTCACGCCCAAGCTGCAGGGCCGCGCCGAGGGCCGCGCCATCTCCGAGGAAGTGAAGAACCAGCTCTCCAAGCTGTCCTGA
- the dnaG gene encoding DNA primase, translated as MIPEHKIQEVLERVDLVGLVSRYVELKKAGREFKGRCPFHQEKTPSFYVVPEKRFYFCHGCRASGDAVSFVQRYLGKTFLDAVRDLAREVGVDLEAAQDPAARERQQLKDVTDLAAEHFRALLWEEEGRRARAYLESRGISEETARSFGLGWAPAAWTSLADKLGKAGMIEWGLNAGLISKRQKGDGYFDFFRSRLIIPIRAPEGRPIAFGGRLVDAEEGPKYLNSRESRLYNKSETLFGMDQARDEIRRRKAAVLVEGYFDCIALHQEGVKHTVALCSTALTPGHLKVLGRAEARELFLLLDGDQAGLAAVERLAGPLLAAGAAAKVALLPQGDDPDTFIRREGSAGLERLLTEARPLTNHVFLTLLPQGKEASFEEKMAALERLKPVSAQLPVGLVRSAFFSALSIWCGLPAAELEASLRSKAPPPVKPVPKPGQIPAQGQGRPGQPPARGSASQGAPAPRQVPVKPPDALEALYVAAALREPRLVARDAFRVCDELSHPGLRLALAHATAGHGTEDALFEAHDTVKRALEGAWRQLPEGGSALEHTFLLVCRNLILRRIREQLSYIERATRQTAGAHDLSEETRRLLAQRIELLALKKRVEEEIRPPPPGTKAPMQPV; from the coding sequence ATGATCCCCGAGCACAAAATCCAGGAAGTCCTCGAGCGGGTGGACCTGGTGGGGCTCGTCTCGCGCTACGTGGAGCTCAAGAAGGCCGGGCGCGAATTCAAGGGCCGCTGCCCGTTCCACCAGGAGAAGACCCCCTCCTTCTACGTCGTCCCCGAGAAGCGCTTCTATTTCTGCCATGGGTGCCGGGCCAGCGGCGACGCCGTGTCCTTCGTCCAGCGCTACCTGGGAAAGACGTTCCTCGACGCGGTGCGCGATCTGGCCCGTGAGGTGGGGGTGGACCTGGAGGCGGCGCAGGATCCAGCCGCCCGGGAGCGGCAGCAGCTCAAGGACGTGACCGACCTGGCGGCCGAGCACTTCCGCGCCCTGCTGTGGGAGGAGGAGGGACGCCGCGCCCGCGCCTACCTGGAGAGCCGCGGCATCTCCGAGGAGACCGCCCGGAGCTTCGGCCTGGGCTGGGCCCCGGCCGCGTGGACCTCGTTGGCGGACAAGCTGGGCAAGGCGGGGATGATCGAATGGGGCCTCAACGCGGGCCTCATCTCCAAGCGCCAGAAGGGCGACGGCTACTTCGACTTCTTCCGCAGCCGCCTCATCATCCCCATCCGCGCCCCCGAGGGCCGCCCCATCGCCTTCGGCGGCCGACTGGTGGACGCGGAGGAAGGCCCCAAGTACCTCAACTCCCGCGAGTCCCGGCTTTACAACAAGAGTGAAACGCTCTTCGGCATGGACCAGGCGCGCGATGAGATCCGCCGCCGCAAGGCCGCCGTGCTCGTGGAGGGCTATTTCGACTGCATCGCCCTGCACCAGGAGGGGGTGAAGCACACGGTGGCGCTGTGCTCCACCGCCCTCACCCCGGGCCACCTCAAGGTGCTCGGCCGCGCCGAGGCCCGTGAGCTCTTCCTGCTGCTGGACGGAGATCAGGCGGGTCTGGCCGCCGTGGAGCGCCTGGCCGGCCCCCTGCTCGCCGCGGGAGCGGCCGCCAAGGTGGCCCTGCTGCCCCAGGGCGACGACCCCGACACCTTCATCCGCCGCGAGGGCAGCGCGGGCCTGGAGCGGCTGCTCACCGAGGCCCGGCCCCTCACCAATCACGTCTTCCTCACCCTCCTCCCCCAGGGGAAGGAGGCCAGCTTCGAGGAGAAGATGGCCGCCCTGGAGCGGCTCAAGCCCGTGTCGGCGCAGCTCCCGGTGGGGCTGGTGCGCTCGGCCTTCTTCTCCGCGCTGAGCATCTGGTGCGGCCTGCCCGCGGCCGAGCTGGAGGCCTCGCTGCGCAGCAAGGCGCCCCCGCCGGTGAAGCCCGTGCCCAAGCCGGGACAGATTCCCGCCCAGGGCCAGGGCCGTCCCGGTCAGCCGCCCGCCCGGGGCTCCGCCTCCCAGGGTGCCCCCGCGCCCCGCCAGGTCCCCGTGAAGCCCCCGGACGCACTGGAGGCCCTGTACGTGGCCGCCGCCCTGCGCGAGCCCCGGCTGGTGGCCCGGGATGCCTTCCGCGTCTGCGACGAGCTGTCCCACCCCGGCCTGCGCCTGGCCCTCGCCCACGCCACCGCCGGCCACGGCACCGAGGACGCCCTCTTCGAGGCCCACGACACCGTCAAACGCGCCCTGGAGGGCGCCTGGCGCCAGCTGCCCGAGGGCGGCTCCGCGCTCGAACACACCTTCCTCCTCGTCTGCCGCAACCTCATCCTCCGCCGCATCCGCGAGCAGCTCTCCTACATCGAGCGCGCCACCCGTCAGACGGCCGGCGCACATGACCTCTCCGAGGAGAC